A region from the Acidobacteriota bacterium genome encodes:
- the polA gene encoding DNA polymerase I, producing the protein MPEKIFLIDGSALAYRSFFAFIRNPLITSKGENTSATFGFATTLIKIIEEEKPDYLAVIFDSPKPTFRHRIFPEYKATRQKMPDEMRDQLPRIRELLDALRVPTIEIPGYEADDVIGTMAVKGAGKGATSYIVTGDKDFMQLVGERILIYNLRAGGKGLEILDERDVIKKFGVPPSRVIDILALMGDKSDNIPGVPGVGEKTALELIKRFGSLEGVYANLDKIEREKLRRVLAENKKQAFLSRELVTIKKDLPLELELTRLKRKEPDRNRVISLFLELEFSSLIDTVVTDATKDKHSYHTIKRKEELERLIEKVREAGALVVDTETTALSPMSAELIGISFAIKEREAYYLPLLELSDFTLDEALRMVKPILEDPKIRKIGQNIKYDLIVFKNYGIELSGIEFDTMVASYLLNPSRRQHNLDSIALEYLNYKKIPTKSLIGKGKKQISMSEVPLTEVAEYACEDADITLRLRNYLEPRLKTLSLWNLFTEIEMPLVRVLAIMEMNGVSLDVPKLAELSQKLAKELYELELKIYELSGEKFNINSPQQLSHILFEKLKIHKELGIRKGMKKTKTGYSTDSSVLNNLSAHPLVKLILNYRELSKLKSTYIDALPKMINPKTGRIHTSYNQTVTATGRLSSSEPNLQNIPIRSEIGKEIRKAFIPRDKGWLLLSADYSQIELRIVAHLSEDPLLIEAFRAGEDIHRKTASVIFGVPMNEVTKEMRSRAKAINFGIIYGMGPQRLAAETGLSLEEAKRFIETYFEKHPKVHFFIEKTIADARERGYVTTLLGRRRLIPEIRSSTPYIRASAENIAINTPIQGTAADLIKRAMVKIQEEIEKRELKTKMIIQIHDELLFEVPEGELDEAKKLIKEEMEGVMELLVPIVVDIGVGRNWLEAH; encoded by the coding sequence GTGCCGGAAAAGATCTTCCTCATCGATGGTTCTGCCCTCGCCTATCGCTCCTTTTTCGCCTTCATCAGGAACCCACTTATAACCTCGAAGGGAGAGAATACCTCGGCGACCTTCGGCTTCGCCACCACCTTGATCAAGATAATCGAAGAGGAGAAACCGGATTATTTGGCGGTCATATTCGATAGCCCAAAGCCCACCTTCCGCCACCGGATATTTCCCGAATACAAGGCGACGAGACAGAAGATGCCCGACGAGATGAGGGATCAGCTCCCGCGGATAAGGGAGCTACTCGACGCCTTACGGGTTCCCACAATCGAAATACCGGGTTATGAGGCGGATGATGTCATTGGAACGATGGCGGTAAAGGGAGCGGGTAAAGGAGCTACCTCCTACATCGTCACCGGGGATAAGGACTTTATGCAGTTAGTGGGAGAGCGGATCCTCATCTACAACCTCCGGGCTGGGGGGAAGGGGCTTGAGATACTCGACGAGCGGGATGTTATCAAGAAGTTCGGCGTCCCTCCCTCAAGGGTGATCGACATACTCGCCCTGATGGGCGATAAATCGGACAACATCCCGGGTGTTCCTGGGGTGGGGGAGAAGACGGCGCTCGAACTTATAAAGAGGTTCGGAAGCTTAGAAGGAGTTTATGCCAACCTGGATAAGATAGAGCGGGAAAAACTACGCCGGGTACTGGCAGAAAACAAGAAGCAGGCGTTTCTCTCCCGGGAGCTCGTCACCATAAAGAAGGATCTTCCCCTTGAGCTTGAGCTTACGAGGCTAAAACGGAAGGAACCGGACAGGAATCGGGTGATCTCTCTCTTCCTCGAGCTTGAGTTCTCAAGCTTGATAGACACGGTGGTAACCGACGCCACCAAGGACAAACATTCCTACCACACCATAAAAAGGAAGGAGGAACTCGAGAGATTGATCGAGAAGGTGAGAGAGGCGGGTGCCTTGGTGGTGGACACTGAGACGACCGCATTAAGCCCGATGTCAGCAGAGCTCATCGGTATCTCCTTCGCCATCAAGGAGCGGGAGGCTTATTACCTTCCCCTTCTCGAGCTCTCCGATTTCACCCTCGACGAAGCCTTGAGGATGGTGAAGCCGATCCTCGAAGACCCGAAGATAAGGAAGATCGGGCAGAACATCAAATACGACCTCATCGTCTTCAAGAATTACGGGATTGAGCTTTCCGGCATCGAGTTCGATACAATGGTCGCCTCCTACCTCCTGAACCCCTCAAGGAGACAGCACAACCTCGATTCCATCGCCCTCGAATACCTGAACTACAAGAAGATACCCACTAAGTCCCTGATCGGTAAGGGTAAGAAACAAATAAGTATGAGCGAGGTACCCCTAACCGAGGTAGCGGAATACGCCTGCGAGGATGCGGATATTACCCTTAGGCTGAGGAATTACCTCGAGCCGAGGCTCAAAACTTTATCTTTATGGAACCTCTTTACCGAGATAGAGATGCCCCTCGTCCGGGTGCTTGCCATTATGGAGATGAACGGGGTCTCGCTCGATGTGCCCAAGCTCGCCGAACTCTCGCAGAAGCTGGCGAAAGAGCTCTATGAGCTTGAGCTCAAGATCTACGAGCTTTCCGGGGAGAAGTTCAACATCAATTCGCCCCAGCAACTCTCGCATATCCTCTTCGAGAAGCTAAAGATACACAAGGAGCTCGGAATAAGAAAGGGGATGAAGAAGACGAAAACGGGCTATTCCACTGATAGCTCGGTATTGAACAACCTATCCGCTCATCCCCTGGTAAAGCTCATCCTCAACTACCGGGAGCTTTCCAAGCTCAAATCGACCTATATCGACGCCCTCCCCAAGATGATCAACCCGAAAACGGGGAGGATCCATACCTCCTACAACCAGACGGTAACCGCTACGGGAAGGCTTTCGAGCAGTGAGCCAAACCTCCAAAACATCCCCATCCGCTCGGAGATCGGGAAGGAGATAAGAAAGGCTTTCATACCCCGGGATAAGGGCTGGCTCCTCCTTTCTGCCGATTACTCCCAGATAGAGCTCAGGATAGTGGCTCACCTCTCGGAGGACCCGTTACTCATCGAGGCTTTCCGCGCGGGGGAGGATATCCACAGGAAGACCGCTTCGGTCATCTTCGGGGTGCCGATGAACGAGGTGACCAAGGAGATGCGTTCCCGAGCAAAGGCGATAAACTTCGGCATCATCTACGGGATGGGACCACAGCGACTGGCAGCGGAGACCGGTTTATCGCTCGAGGAGGCAAAGAGGTTCATTGAGACCTACTTCGAGAAACATCCCAAGGTGCACTTCTTTATAGAAAAAACGATCGCGGATGCGAGGGAACGGGGATATGTTACCACCCTCCTCGGGAGGAGAAGGCTCATCCCCGAGATAAGGAGCAGTACCCCCTACATCCGGGCGAGTGCAGAGAACATCGCCATAAACACCCCCATTCAGGGGACAGCAGCAGACCTGATCAAGCGAGCGATGGTGAAGATACAGGAAGAGATAGAGAAAAGGGAGCTAAAGACGAAGATGATCATCCAGATACACGACGAGCTTCTCTTCGAGGTACCGGAAGGGGAATTGGACGAGGCGAAGAAGCTGATAAAGGAAGAGATGGAGGGGGTAATGGAGCTTTTGGTACCCATCGTGGTGGATATCGGGGTGGGAAGAAACTGGCTCGAAGCCCACTGA
- a CDS encoding 4Fe-4S dicluster domain-containing protein — protein MSEEKWKEAITPPKKLSLEDRLYLVKRKLDKISHIEVDQEAFKRAKDPAILYICPAKVYERNEETGECIVNFENCLECGTCQVACPDIVRWKNPMGGFGVSYRYS, from the coding sequence ATGAGTGAAGAAAAATGGAAAGAGGCAATCACCCCGCCGAAGAAGCTTTCCCTCGAGGACAGGCTTTACTTAGTCAAGCGAAAGCTCGATAAGATAAGCCACATCGAGGTGGATCAGGAGGCGTTCAAGCGGGCGAAGGACCCGGCTATTCTTTACATCTGTCCGGCAAAGGTGTACGAGCGGAACGAGGAAACCGGCGAATGCATCGTGAACTTCGAAAACTGCCTCGAATGTGGCACCTGTCAGGTCGCCTGTCCCGATATCGTCCGCTGGAAAAACCCGATGGGCGGATTCGGCGTATCCTACCGCTATAGCTGA